Proteins from a single region of Synchiropus splendidus isolate RoL2022-P1 chromosome 3, RoL_Sspl_1.0, whole genome shotgun sequence:
- the nup58 gene encoding nucleoporin p58/p45 isoform X7, which yields MSGFNFGSGSLGTANTGGGFTFGTATSAPAASTGGFSFGSALGTAAATPASTASTTPSLGLGGGLFGQKPSGGFSFNTPAAGATAPAAGLTLGATPSTTATTGFSLGFSKPTGSAAPFSLTTSTANTAASAPGAGLTFGSVLTSTAPQQPAATGFSLNLGGTTVSTAAATIPSLGGGLFSSNVSNAAGLGTATLGGGGLTLGSLLSTSAATSTAPAPSVGLGGVDFSTSSENKSDASSGVNAQDSKALRDENLPPVICQDVENFQKFVKEQKQVQEDISRMSSKAISKVQDDIKTLKQLLSVSASGLQRQALAIDKLKLETAQELKNADIALRTQKTPPGLQHENTAPSDYFHSLVGQFEVQLQQYRQQIEELENHLTTQSNGSHITPQDLTMAMQKLYQTFVAQAAQLQSTHENVKILKHQYLSYRRAFLEDSTDIFESKRLSSRKWQNTPHITTGPAPFSSVPNAAAVAMAATLTQQQQPTPGGQAPLGAGFGNPFASAVGSSLGSSTLGGFGSSTSSGFNFSNPGINPSAGLTFGVSNPPATGFSTAGQPLQLKKPPAGNKRGKR from the exons ATGTCTGGCTTTAACTTTGGATCCGGGTCTCTTGGCACCGCCAATACCGGTGGTGGATTTACATTCGGGACAGCTACCAG tgCACCTGCTGCGAGTACGGGTGGCTTCTCCTTTGGAAGTGCTTTGGGTACAGCTGCAGCCACTCCTGCGTCCACCGCTAGTACCACACCATCACTCGGTTTGGGAGGAGGCCTGTTTGGTCAAAAGCCCTCCGGTGGGTTTTCTTTCAACACACCTGCTGCGG GTGCTACAGCACCAGCTGCTGGTCTCACACTAG GTGCAACTCCATCAACGACTGCAACTACTGGTTTCAGCCTGGGCTTCAGTAAACCCACCGGATCAGCTGCGCCCTTCTCGCTCACCACCTCCACAGCAAACACTGCAGCGTCAGCCCCCGGAGCAGGTTTAACTTTTGGATCTGTCCTGACTTCCACTGCTCCACAACAGCCAGCAGCCACAGGCTTCTCCCTGAATCTTGGTGGCACTACTGTCTCCACGGCAGCTGCCACTATTCCATCGCTTGGCGGAGGACTTTTCTCCAGCAATGTCTCTAATG CTGCAGGTTTGGGTACAGCTACACTTGGTGGAGGAGGGTTGACTCTCGGTTCTCTGTTATCAACTTCTGCGGCCACATCAACAGCCCCTGCACCCAGTGTTGGCTTGGGTGGGGTTGATTTTAGCACCTCATCTGAGAACAAGAGTGATGCATCATCTGGTGTAAATGCCCA GGACAGTAAAGCCCTAAGAGATGAGAACCTTCCCCCGGTCATTTGCCAAGACGTGGAAAACTTTCA AAAATTTGTGAAGGAGCAGAAGCAGGTACAAGAGGATATCAGCAGGATGTCATCGAAAGCTATATCTAAGGTCCAGGATGACATCAAGACTCTGAAGCAGCTACTTTCTGTCAGCGCCAGTGGACTGCAGCGACAGGCTCTGGCCATTGACAAATTGAAGCTGGAGACAGCACAG GAGTTAAAAAATGCCGACATAGCCCTACGCACTCAAAAGACGCCTCCTGGTCTTCAGCACGAGAACACAGCTCCATCAGA TTATTTCCATAGCCTGGTGGGTCAGTTTGAGGTGCAGTTGCAGCAGTACAGGCAACAAATAGAAGAGCTGGAGAACCATCTTACAACCCAGAGCAACGGCTCTCACATCACTCCTCAGG ACCTGACGATGGCCATGCAGAAACTATACCAAACGTTTGTTGCGCAGGCAGCACAACTCCAGTCCACCCATGAGAATGTCAAG ATTTTGAAACACCAATACCTTTCTTATCGCCGTGCCTTCCTGGAAGACTCAACTGACATCTTTGAATCCAAGCGCTTGTCTAGCAGGAAGTGGCAGAACACACCGCACATCACAACTGGTCCTGCTCCATTTTCCAGCGTGCCGAACGCCgcagctgttgccatggcagctaCGTTGACGCAGCAACAGCAGCCAACTCCAG GGGGCCAGGCACCCTTGGGGGCAGGGTTCGGAAACCCCTTTGCCTCTGCCGTGGGCTCTAGTTTGGGCTCCTCTACTCTGGGAG GTTTTGGAAGCAGCACCAGCTCAGGCTTCAACTTCAGTAACCCCGGCATCAATCCGTCCGCGGGTCTGACCTTTGGAGTGTCCAACCCTCCTGCCACAGGGTTCAGCACCGCAGGTCAACCATTGCAGCTCAAGAAGCCTCCTGCTGGAAATAAGAGGGGCAAGAGATAG
- the nup58 gene encoding nucleoporin p58/p45 isoform X3, whose product MSGFNFGSGSLGTANTGGGFTFGTATSAPAASTGGFSFGSALGTAAATPASTASTTPSLGLGGGLFGQKPSGGFSFNTPAAGATAPAAGLTLGATPSTTATTGFSLGFSKPTGSAAPFSLTTSTANTAASAPGAGLTFGSVLTSTAPQQPAATGFSLNLGGTTVSTAAATIPSLGGGLFSSNVSNAAGLGTATLGGGGLTLGSLLSTSAATSTAPAPSVGLGGVDFSTSSENKSDASSGVNAQDSKALRDENLPPVICQDVENFQKFVKEQKQVQEDISRMSSKAISKVQDDIKTLKQLLSVSASGLQRQALAIDKLKLETAQELKNADIALRTQKTPPGLQHENTAPSDYFHSLVGQFEVQLQQYRQQIEELENHLTTQSNGSHITPQDLTMAMQKLYQTFVAQAAQLQSTHENVKILKHQYLSYRRAFLEDSTDIFESKRLSSRKWQNTPHITTGPAPFSSVPNAAAVAMAATLTQQQQPTPGGQAPLGAGFGNPFASAVGSSLGSSTLGGFGGGPGFGGVGTGGSSFGFSSASKPTGGSLSAGFGSSTSSGFNFSNPGINPSAGLTFGVSNPPATGFSTAGQPLQLKKPPAGNKRGKR is encoded by the exons ATGTCTGGCTTTAACTTTGGATCCGGGTCTCTTGGCACCGCCAATACCGGTGGTGGATTTACATTCGGGACAGCTACCAG tgCACCTGCTGCGAGTACGGGTGGCTTCTCCTTTGGAAGTGCTTTGGGTACAGCTGCAGCCACTCCTGCGTCCACCGCTAGTACCACACCATCACTCGGTTTGGGAGGAGGCCTGTTTGGTCAAAAGCCCTCCGGTGGGTTTTCTTTCAACACACCTGCTGCGG GTGCTACAGCACCAGCTGCTGGTCTCACACTAG GTGCAACTCCATCAACGACTGCAACTACTGGTTTCAGCCTGGGCTTCAGTAAACCCACCGGATCAGCTGCGCCCTTCTCGCTCACCACCTCCACAGCAAACACTGCAGCGTCAGCCCCCGGAGCAGGTTTAACTTTTGGATCTGTCCTGACTTCCACTGCTCCACAACAGCCAGCAGCCACAGGCTTCTCCCTGAATCTTGGTGGCACTACTGTCTCCACGGCAGCTGCCACTATTCCATCGCTTGGCGGAGGACTTTTCTCCAGCAATGTCTCTAATG CTGCAGGTTTGGGTACAGCTACACTTGGTGGAGGAGGGTTGACTCTCGGTTCTCTGTTATCAACTTCTGCGGCCACATCAACAGCCCCTGCACCCAGTGTTGGCTTGGGTGGGGTTGATTTTAGCACCTCATCTGAGAACAAGAGTGATGCATCATCTGGTGTAAATGCCCA GGACAGTAAAGCCCTAAGAGATGAGAACCTTCCCCCGGTCATTTGCCAAGACGTGGAAAACTTTCA AAAATTTGTGAAGGAGCAGAAGCAGGTACAAGAGGATATCAGCAGGATGTCATCGAAAGCTATATCTAAGGTCCAGGATGACATCAAGACTCTGAAGCAGCTACTTTCTGTCAGCGCCAGTGGACTGCAGCGACAGGCTCTGGCCATTGACAAATTGAAGCTGGAGACAGCACAG GAGTTAAAAAATGCCGACATAGCCCTACGCACTCAAAAGACGCCTCCTGGTCTTCAGCACGAGAACACAGCTCCATCAGA TTATTTCCATAGCCTGGTGGGTCAGTTTGAGGTGCAGTTGCAGCAGTACAGGCAACAAATAGAAGAGCTGGAGAACCATCTTACAACCCAGAGCAACGGCTCTCACATCACTCCTCAGG ACCTGACGATGGCCATGCAGAAACTATACCAAACGTTTGTTGCGCAGGCAGCACAACTCCAGTCCACCCATGAGAATGTCAAG ATTTTGAAACACCAATACCTTTCTTATCGCCGTGCCTTCCTGGAAGACTCAACTGACATCTTTGAATCCAAGCGCTTGTCTAGCAGGAAGTGGCAGAACACACCGCACATCACAACTGGTCCTGCTCCATTTTCCAGCGTGCCGAACGCCgcagctgttgccatggcagctaCGTTGACGCAGCAACAGCAGCCAACTCCAG GGGGCCAGGCACCCTTGGGGGCAGGGTTCGGAAACCCCTTTGCCTCTGCCGTGGGCTCTAGTTTGGGCTCCTCTACTCTGGGAG GCTTTGGTGGAGGACCTGGGTTTGGTGGTGTTGGGACTGGAGGTTCATCCTTTGGCTTTTCCTCTGCAAGTAAGCCCACTGGAGGAAGTCTGAGTGCAG GTTTTGGAAGCAGCACCAGCTCAGGCTTCAACTTCAGTAACCCCGGCATCAATCCGTCCGCGGGTCTGACCTTTGGAGTGTCCAACCCTCCTGCCACAGGGTTCAGCACCGCAGGTCAACCATTGCAGCTCAAGAAGCCTCCTGCTGGAAATAAGAGGGGCAAGAGATAG
- the nup58 gene encoding nucleoporin p58/p45 isoform X5, translating into MSGFNFGSGSLGTANTGGGFTFGTATSAPAASTGGFSFGSALGTAAATPASTASTTPSLGLGGGLFGQKPSGGFSFNTPAAGATAPAAGLTLGATPSTTATTGFSLGFSKPTGSAAPFSLTTSTANTAASAPGAGLTFGSVLTSTAPQQPAATGFSLNLGGTTVSTAAATIPSLGGGLFSSNVSNAAGLGTATLGGGGLTLGSLLSTSAATSTAPAPSVGLGGVDFSTSSENKSDASSGVNAQDSKALRDENLPPVICQDVENFQKFVKEQKQVQEDISRMSSKAISKVQDDIKTLKQLLSVSASGLQRQALAIDKLKLETAQELKNADIALRTQKTPPGLQHENTAPSDYFHSLVGQFEVQLQQYRQQIEELENHLTTQSNGSHITPQDLTMAMQKLYQTFVAQAAQLQSTHENVKILKHQYLSYRRAFLEDSTDIFESKRLSSRKWQNTPHITTGPAPFSSVPNAAAVAMAATLTQQQQPTPETLMRVKVHPLCVVGGQAPLGAGFGNPFASAVGSSLGSSTLGGFGSSTSSGFNFSNPGINPSAGLTFGVSNPPATGFSTAGQPLQLKKPPAGNKRGKR; encoded by the exons ATGTCTGGCTTTAACTTTGGATCCGGGTCTCTTGGCACCGCCAATACCGGTGGTGGATTTACATTCGGGACAGCTACCAG tgCACCTGCTGCGAGTACGGGTGGCTTCTCCTTTGGAAGTGCTTTGGGTACAGCTGCAGCCACTCCTGCGTCCACCGCTAGTACCACACCATCACTCGGTTTGGGAGGAGGCCTGTTTGGTCAAAAGCCCTCCGGTGGGTTTTCTTTCAACACACCTGCTGCGG GTGCTACAGCACCAGCTGCTGGTCTCACACTAG GTGCAACTCCATCAACGACTGCAACTACTGGTTTCAGCCTGGGCTTCAGTAAACCCACCGGATCAGCTGCGCCCTTCTCGCTCACCACCTCCACAGCAAACACTGCAGCGTCAGCCCCCGGAGCAGGTTTAACTTTTGGATCTGTCCTGACTTCCACTGCTCCACAACAGCCAGCAGCCACAGGCTTCTCCCTGAATCTTGGTGGCACTACTGTCTCCACGGCAGCTGCCACTATTCCATCGCTTGGCGGAGGACTTTTCTCCAGCAATGTCTCTAATG CTGCAGGTTTGGGTACAGCTACACTTGGTGGAGGAGGGTTGACTCTCGGTTCTCTGTTATCAACTTCTGCGGCCACATCAACAGCCCCTGCACCCAGTGTTGGCTTGGGTGGGGTTGATTTTAGCACCTCATCTGAGAACAAGAGTGATGCATCATCTGGTGTAAATGCCCA GGACAGTAAAGCCCTAAGAGATGAGAACCTTCCCCCGGTCATTTGCCAAGACGTGGAAAACTTTCA AAAATTTGTGAAGGAGCAGAAGCAGGTACAAGAGGATATCAGCAGGATGTCATCGAAAGCTATATCTAAGGTCCAGGATGACATCAAGACTCTGAAGCAGCTACTTTCTGTCAGCGCCAGTGGACTGCAGCGACAGGCTCTGGCCATTGACAAATTGAAGCTGGAGACAGCACAG GAGTTAAAAAATGCCGACATAGCCCTACGCACTCAAAAGACGCCTCCTGGTCTTCAGCACGAGAACACAGCTCCATCAGA TTATTTCCATAGCCTGGTGGGTCAGTTTGAGGTGCAGTTGCAGCAGTACAGGCAACAAATAGAAGAGCTGGAGAACCATCTTACAACCCAGAGCAACGGCTCTCACATCACTCCTCAGG ACCTGACGATGGCCATGCAGAAACTATACCAAACGTTTGTTGCGCAGGCAGCACAACTCCAGTCCACCCATGAGAATGTCAAG ATTTTGAAACACCAATACCTTTCTTATCGCCGTGCCTTCCTGGAAGACTCAACTGACATCTTTGAATCCAAGCGCTTGTCTAGCAGGAAGTGGCAGAACACACCGCACATCACAACTGGTCCTGCTCCATTTTCCAGCGTGCCGAACGCCgcagctgttgccatggcagctaCGTTGACGCAGCAACAGCAGCCAACTCCAG AAACACTTATGAGAGTAAAAGTGCATCCTCTCTGTGTCGTAGGGGGCCAGGCACCCTTGGGGGCAGGGTTCGGAAACCCCTTTGCCTCTGCCGTGGGCTCTAGTTTGGGCTCCTCTACTCTGGGAG GTTTTGGAAGCAGCACCAGCTCAGGCTTCAACTTCAGTAACCCCGGCATCAATCCGTCCGCGGGTCTGACCTTTGGAGTGTCCAACCCTCCTGCCACAGGGTTCAGCACCGCAGGTCAACCATTGCAGCTCAAGAAGCCTCCTGCTGGAAATAAGAGGGGCAAGAGATAG
- the nup58 gene encoding nucleoporin p58/p45 isoform X4, protein MSGFNFGSGSLGTANTGGGFTFGTATSAPAASTGGFSFGSALGTAAATPASTASTTPSLGLGGGLFGQKPSGGFSFNTPAAGATAPAAGLTLGATPSTTATTGFSLGFSKPTGSAAPFSLTTSTANTAASAPGAGLTFGSVLTSTAPQQPAATGFSLNLGGTTVSTAAATIPSLGGGLFSSNVSNGLGTATLGGGGLTLGSLLSTSAATSTAPAPSVGLGGVDFSTSSENKSDASSGVNAQDSKALRDENLPPVICQDVENFQKFVKEQKQVQEDISRMSSKAISKVQDDIKTLKQLLSVSASGLQRQALAIDKLKLETAQELKNADIALRTQKTPPGLQHENTAPSDYFHSLVGQFEVQLQQYRQQIEELENHLTTQSNGSHITPQDLTMAMQKLYQTFVAQAAQLQSTHENVKILKHQYLSYRRAFLEDSTDIFESKRLSSRKWQNTPHITTGPAPFSSVPNAAAVAMAATLTQQQQPTPGGQAPLGAGFGNPFASAVGSSLGSSTLGGFGGGPGFGGVGTGGSSFGFSSASKPTGGSLSAGFGSSTSSGFNFSNPGINPSAGLTFGVSNPPATGFSTAGQPLQLKKPPAGNKRGKR, encoded by the exons ATGTCTGGCTTTAACTTTGGATCCGGGTCTCTTGGCACCGCCAATACCGGTGGTGGATTTACATTCGGGACAGCTACCAG tgCACCTGCTGCGAGTACGGGTGGCTTCTCCTTTGGAAGTGCTTTGGGTACAGCTGCAGCCACTCCTGCGTCCACCGCTAGTACCACACCATCACTCGGTTTGGGAGGAGGCCTGTTTGGTCAAAAGCCCTCCGGTGGGTTTTCTTTCAACACACCTGCTGCGG GTGCTACAGCACCAGCTGCTGGTCTCACACTAG GTGCAACTCCATCAACGACTGCAACTACTGGTTTCAGCCTGGGCTTCAGTAAACCCACCGGATCAGCTGCGCCCTTCTCGCTCACCACCTCCACAGCAAACACTGCAGCGTCAGCCCCCGGAGCAGGTTTAACTTTTGGATCTGTCCTGACTTCCACTGCTCCACAACAGCCAGCAGCCACAGGCTTCTCCCTGAATCTTGGTGGCACTACTGTCTCCACGGCAGCTGCCACTATTCCATCGCTTGGCGGAGGACTTTTCTCCAGCAATGTCTCTAATG GTTTGGGTACAGCTACACTTGGTGGAGGAGGGTTGACTCTCGGTTCTCTGTTATCAACTTCTGCGGCCACATCAACAGCCCCTGCACCCAGTGTTGGCTTGGGTGGGGTTGATTTTAGCACCTCATCTGAGAACAAGAGTGATGCATCATCTGGTGTAAATGCCCA GGACAGTAAAGCCCTAAGAGATGAGAACCTTCCCCCGGTCATTTGCCAAGACGTGGAAAACTTTCA AAAATTTGTGAAGGAGCAGAAGCAGGTACAAGAGGATATCAGCAGGATGTCATCGAAAGCTATATCTAAGGTCCAGGATGACATCAAGACTCTGAAGCAGCTACTTTCTGTCAGCGCCAGTGGACTGCAGCGACAGGCTCTGGCCATTGACAAATTGAAGCTGGAGACAGCACAG GAGTTAAAAAATGCCGACATAGCCCTACGCACTCAAAAGACGCCTCCTGGTCTTCAGCACGAGAACACAGCTCCATCAGA TTATTTCCATAGCCTGGTGGGTCAGTTTGAGGTGCAGTTGCAGCAGTACAGGCAACAAATAGAAGAGCTGGAGAACCATCTTACAACCCAGAGCAACGGCTCTCACATCACTCCTCAGG ACCTGACGATGGCCATGCAGAAACTATACCAAACGTTTGTTGCGCAGGCAGCACAACTCCAGTCCACCCATGAGAATGTCAAG ATTTTGAAACACCAATACCTTTCTTATCGCCGTGCCTTCCTGGAAGACTCAACTGACATCTTTGAATCCAAGCGCTTGTCTAGCAGGAAGTGGCAGAACACACCGCACATCACAACTGGTCCTGCTCCATTTTCCAGCGTGCCGAACGCCgcagctgttgccatggcagctaCGTTGACGCAGCAACAGCAGCCAACTCCAG GGGGCCAGGCACCCTTGGGGGCAGGGTTCGGAAACCCCTTTGCCTCTGCCGTGGGCTCTAGTTTGGGCTCCTCTACTCTGGGAG GCTTTGGTGGAGGACCTGGGTTTGGTGGTGTTGGGACTGGAGGTTCATCCTTTGGCTTTTCCTCTGCAAGTAAGCCCACTGGAGGAAGTCTGAGTGCAG GTTTTGGAAGCAGCACCAGCTCAGGCTTCAACTTCAGTAACCCCGGCATCAATCCGTCCGCGGGTCTGACCTTTGGAGTGTCCAACCCTCCTGCCACAGGGTTCAGCACCGCAGGTCAACCATTGCAGCTCAAGAAGCCTCCTGCTGGAAATAAGAGGGGCAAGAGATAG
- the nup58 gene encoding nucleoporin p58/p45 isoform X1: protein MSGFNFGSGSLGTANTGGGFTFGTATSAPAASTGGFSFGSALGTAAATPASTASTTPSLGLGGGLFGQKPSGGFSFNTPAAGATAPAAGLTLGATPSTTATTGFSLGFSKPTGSAAPFSLTTSTANTAASAPGAGLTFGSVLTSTAPQQPAATGFSLNLGGTTVSTAAATIPSLGGGLFSSNVSNAAGLGTATLGGGGLTLGSLLSTSAATSTAPAPSVGLGGVDFSTSSENKSDASSGVNAQDSKALRDENLPPVICQDVENFQKFVKEQKQVQEDISRMSSKAISKVQDDIKTLKQLLSVSASGLQRQALAIDKLKLETAQELKNADIALRTQKTPPGLQHENTAPSDYFHSLVGQFEVQLQQYRQQIEELENHLTTQSNGSHITPQDLTMAMQKLYQTFVAQAAQLQSTHENVKILKHQYLSYRRAFLEDSTDIFESKRLSSRKWQNTPHITTGPAPFSSVPNAAAVAMAATLTQQQQPTPETLMRVKVHPLCVVGGQAPLGAGFGNPFASAVGSSLGSSTLGGFGGGPGFGGVGTGGSSFGFSSASKPTGGSLSAGFGSSTSSGFNFSNPGINPSAGLTFGVSNPPATGFSTAGQPLQLKKPPAGNKRGKR from the exons ATGTCTGGCTTTAACTTTGGATCCGGGTCTCTTGGCACCGCCAATACCGGTGGTGGATTTACATTCGGGACAGCTACCAG tgCACCTGCTGCGAGTACGGGTGGCTTCTCCTTTGGAAGTGCTTTGGGTACAGCTGCAGCCACTCCTGCGTCCACCGCTAGTACCACACCATCACTCGGTTTGGGAGGAGGCCTGTTTGGTCAAAAGCCCTCCGGTGGGTTTTCTTTCAACACACCTGCTGCGG GTGCTACAGCACCAGCTGCTGGTCTCACACTAG GTGCAACTCCATCAACGACTGCAACTACTGGTTTCAGCCTGGGCTTCAGTAAACCCACCGGATCAGCTGCGCCCTTCTCGCTCACCACCTCCACAGCAAACACTGCAGCGTCAGCCCCCGGAGCAGGTTTAACTTTTGGATCTGTCCTGACTTCCACTGCTCCACAACAGCCAGCAGCCACAGGCTTCTCCCTGAATCTTGGTGGCACTACTGTCTCCACGGCAGCTGCCACTATTCCATCGCTTGGCGGAGGACTTTTCTCCAGCAATGTCTCTAATG CTGCAGGTTTGGGTACAGCTACACTTGGTGGAGGAGGGTTGACTCTCGGTTCTCTGTTATCAACTTCTGCGGCCACATCAACAGCCCCTGCACCCAGTGTTGGCTTGGGTGGGGTTGATTTTAGCACCTCATCTGAGAACAAGAGTGATGCATCATCTGGTGTAAATGCCCA GGACAGTAAAGCCCTAAGAGATGAGAACCTTCCCCCGGTCATTTGCCAAGACGTGGAAAACTTTCA AAAATTTGTGAAGGAGCAGAAGCAGGTACAAGAGGATATCAGCAGGATGTCATCGAAAGCTATATCTAAGGTCCAGGATGACATCAAGACTCTGAAGCAGCTACTTTCTGTCAGCGCCAGTGGACTGCAGCGACAGGCTCTGGCCATTGACAAATTGAAGCTGGAGACAGCACAG GAGTTAAAAAATGCCGACATAGCCCTACGCACTCAAAAGACGCCTCCTGGTCTTCAGCACGAGAACACAGCTCCATCAGA TTATTTCCATAGCCTGGTGGGTCAGTTTGAGGTGCAGTTGCAGCAGTACAGGCAACAAATAGAAGAGCTGGAGAACCATCTTACAACCCAGAGCAACGGCTCTCACATCACTCCTCAGG ACCTGACGATGGCCATGCAGAAACTATACCAAACGTTTGTTGCGCAGGCAGCACAACTCCAGTCCACCCATGAGAATGTCAAG ATTTTGAAACACCAATACCTTTCTTATCGCCGTGCCTTCCTGGAAGACTCAACTGACATCTTTGAATCCAAGCGCTTGTCTAGCAGGAAGTGGCAGAACACACCGCACATCACAACTGGTCCTGCTCCATTTTCCAGCGTGCCGAACGCCgcagctgttgccatggcagctaCGTTGACGCAGCAACAGCAGCCAACTCCAG AAACACTTATGAGAGTAAAAGTGCATCCTCTCTGTGTCGTAGGGGGCCAGGCACCCTTGGGGGCAGGGTTCGGAAACCCCTTTGCCTCTGCCGTGGGCTCTAGTTTGGGCTCCTCTACTCTGGGAG GCTTTGGTGGAGGACCTGGGTTTGGTGGTGTTGGGACTGGAGGTTCATCCTTTGGCTTTTCCTCTGCAAGTAAGCCCACTGGAGGAAGTCTGAGTGCAG GTTTTGGAAGCAGCACCAGCTCAGGCTTCAACTTCAGTAACCCCGGCATCAATCCGTCCGCGGGTCTGACCTTTGGAGTGTCCAACCCTCCTGCCACAGGGTTCAGCACCGCAGGTCAACCATTGCAGCTCAAGAAGCCTCCTGCTGGAAATAAGAGGGGCAAGAGATAG
- the nup58 gene encoding nucleoporin p58/p45 isoform X9, with amino-acid sequence MSGFNFGSGSLGTANTGGGFTFGTATSAPAASTGGFSFGSALGTAAATPASTASTTPSLGLGGGLFGQKPSGGFSFNTPAAGATAPAAGLTLGATPSTTATTGFSLGFSKPTGSAAPFSLTTSTANTAASAPGAGLTFGSVLTSTAPQQPAATGFSLNLGGTTVSTAAATIPSLGGGLFSSNVSNAAGLGTATLGGGGLTLGSLLSTSAATSTAPAPSVGLGGVDFSTSSENKSDASSGVNAQDSKALRDENLPPVICQDVENFQKFVKEQKQVQEDISRMSSKAISKVQDDIKTLKQLLSVSASGLQRQALAIDKLKLETAQELKNADIALRTQKTPPGLQHENTAPSDYFHSLVGQFEVQLQQYRQQIEELENHLTTQSNGSHITPQDLTMAMQKLYQTFVAQAAQLQSTHENVKILKHQYLSYRRAFLEDSTDIFESKRLSSRKWQNTPHITTGPAPFSSVPNAAAVAMAATLTQQQQPTPGFGSSTSSGFNFSNPGINPSAGLTFGVSNPPATGFSTAGQPLQLKKPPAGNKRGKR; translated from the exons ATGTCTGGCTTTAACTTTGGATCCGGGTCTCTTGGCACCGCCAATACCGGTGGTGGATTTACATTCGGGACAGCTACCAG tgCACCTGCTGCGAGTACGGGTGGCTTCTCCTTTGGAAGTGCTTTGGGTACAGCTGCAGCCACTCCTGCGTCCACCGCTAGTACCACACCATCACTCGGTTTGGGAGGAGGCCTGTTTGGTCAAAAGCCCTCCGGTGGGTTTTCTTTCAACACACCTGCTGCGG GTGCTACAGCACCAGCTGCTGGTCTCACACTAG GTGCAACTCCATCAACGACTGCAACTACTGGTTTCAGCCTGGGCTTCAGTAAACCCACCGGATCAGCTGCGCCCTTCTCGCTCACCACCTCCACAGCAAACACTGCAGCGTCAGCCCCCGGAGCAGGTTTAACTTTTGGATCTGTCCTGACTTCCACTGCTCCACAACAGCCAGCAGCCACAGGCTTCTCCCTGAATCTTGGTGGCACTACTGTCTCCACGGCAGCTGCCACTATTCCATCGCTTGGCGGAGGACTTTTCTCCAGCAATGTCTCTAATG CTGCAGGTTTGGGTACAGCTACACTTGGTGGAGGAGGGTTGACTCTCGGTTCTCTGTTATCAACTTCTGCGGCCACATCAACAGCCCCTGCACCCAGTGTTGGCTTGGGTGGGGTTGATTTTAGCACCTCATCTGAGAACAAGAGTGATGCATCATCTGGTGTAAATGCCCA GGACAGTAAAGCCCTAAGAGATGAGAACCTTCCCCCGGTCATTTGCCAAGACGTGGAAAACTTTCA AAAATTTGTGAAGGAGCAGAAGCAGGTACAAGAGGATATCAGCAGGATGTCATCGAAAGCTATATCTAAGGTCCAGGATGACATCAAGACTCTGAAGCAGCTACTTTCTGTCAGCGCCAGTGGACTGCAGCGACAGGCTCTGGCCATTGACAAATTGAAGCTGGAGACAGCACAG GAGTTAAAAAATGCCGACATAGCCCTACGCACTCAAAAGACGCCTCCTGGTCTTCAGCACGAGAACACAGCTCCATCAGA TTATTTCCATAGCCTGGTGGGTCAGTTTGAGGTGCAGTTGCAGCAGTACAGGCAACAAATAGAAGAGCTGGAGAACCATCTTACAACCCAGAGCAACGGCTCTCACATCACTCCTCAGG ACCTGACGATGGCCATGCAGAAACTATACCAAACGTTTGTTGCGCAGGCAGCACAACTCCAGTCCACCCATGAGAATGTCAAG ATTTTGAAACACCAATACCTTTCTTATCGCCGTGCCTTCCTGGAAGACTCAACTGACATCTTTGAATCCAAGCGCTTGTCTAGCAGGAAGTGGCAGAACACACCGCACATCACAACTGGTCCTGCTCCATTTTCCAGCGTGCCGAACGCCgcagctgttgccatggcagctaCGTTGACGCAGCAACAGCAGCCAACTCCAG GTTTTGGAAGCAGCACCAGCTCAGGCTTCAACTTCAGTAACCCCGGCATCAATCCGTCCGCGGGTCTGACCTTTGGAGTGTCCAACCCTCCTGCCACAGGGTTCAGCACCGCAGGTCAACCATTGCAGCTCAAGAAGCCTCCTGCTGGAAATAAGAGGGGCAAGAGATAG